Proteins found in one Choristoneura fumiferana chromosome 16, NRCan_CFum_1, whole genome shotgun sequence genomic segment:
- the LOC141436289 gene encoding uncharacterized protein isoform X2: MASESSSAVLDLNDDPTEDSEAPSVTETQDSPLIMEHGYDIAVKVDAPMKQLSTLETFVTYRVRCVCARWPSPPRVRRRYNHFKVRLDKQRLHTQ, from the exons ATGGCATCCGAGAGCAGTTCTGCGGTGCTGGACCTTAATGATGACCCCACCGAGGACTCGGAGGCCCCCAGTGTCACAGAGACGCAAGACTCCCCGCTCATCATGGAGCATGGATATGATATTGCTGTCAAG GTAGATGCGCCAATGAAGCAACTGTCGACACTTGAGACATTTGTGACGTATAGGGTTCGGTGCGTGTGCGCACGCTGGCCCTCGCCGCCGCGCGTCCGACGACGCTACAACCACTTCAAGGTGAGACTAGACAAACAGAGACTCCATACTCAATAG